One genomic window of uncultured delta proteobacterium includes the following:
- the ynfG gene encoding oxidoreductase, Fe-S subunit (Evidence 2a : Function of homologous gene experimentally demonstrated in an other organism; PubMedId : 14522592; Product type c : carrier), whose product MTKQYGFYIDESRCSGCNACAMACKDKNNLDDERFFRTVTPHRGGAFAPSGKAYTNSVWAYWVSMACNHCSEPKCVSGCPTTAMHKRPEDGIVAVDQNLCVGCRYCVWNCPYGAPKFAASKGKMSKCDLCLDLIAKGQEPACVGACPLELIKFGPIEELRAQYGTLADIKGLPASATTRPNLVIKPHKNAEKS is encoded by the coding sequence ATGACAAAACAGTACGGTTTTTACATCGACGAGAGCAGGTGCAGCGGCTGCAATGCCTGCGCCATGGCCTGCAAGGATAAAAACAATCTGGATGACGAACGGTTTTTCAGAACGGTCACGCCGCATCGCGGCGGCGCCTTCGCGCCCAGCGGCAAGGCGTATACGAACAGCGTCTGGGCTTATTGGGTTTCCATGGCCTGCAACCACTGTTCCGAGCCGAAATGCGTTTCCGGGTGCCCCACGACCGCCATGCACAAGCGGCCGGAGGACGGCATCGTGGCCGTGGATCAAAACCTCTGCGTGGGGTGCCGGTATTGCGTCTGGAATTGCCCCTACGGCGCGCCGAAGTTTGCCGCGAGCAAGGGCAAGATGAGCAAGTGCGACCTGTGCCTTGATCTCATCGCCAAAGGGCAGGAACCGGCCTGCGTCGGCGCCTGTCCGCTGGAATTGATCAAGTTCGGCCCCATAGAGGAATTGCGCGCGCAATATGGAACGTTGGCGGATATCAAAGGGCTGCCCGCATCGGCCACGACCCGCCCCAACCTGGTCATCAAACCGCACAAGAACGCGGAAAAATCCTGA
- the dmsA gene encoding dimethyl sulfoxide reductase, anaerobic, subunit A (Evidence 2a : Function of homologous gene experimentally demonstrated in an other organism; PubMedId : 10801884, 3062312; Product type e : enzyme) — MSSNDKETPGMSRRTFLKWSAAGAAAVPFMLYSNPFLELAFAQGGAAGELVIPTASTLDCGGRCLNKVHLVDGVITRISTRTTSELNPDMPVMKGCVRGRGYRKYQYHPDRLKYPMKRVGKRGEGKWARISWDEAIEIIARKTQEITEKYGPDSRFVTVGTGTTGGATVYANLAKRLFNCHGGFLDYYHSVSMGNTAAATMFTYGVSNTGNSMDSVLHSKLIILWGHNPTETIFGHSNYYLNLAKERGCKIIAVDPRYSDSAISYADEWIPLLPNTDSALMDAMAYVIVTENLHDKEFLDKYCLGFDEDHMPEGVPEGESYLTYLMGVKDGVKKTPEWAEGICKVKANTIRQLAREYASAKPAAILSGWGPQRHSSGERTSRGSAMLCCITGNVGKLGGWAGGYGGVSRPFQTTMPSGKNPIKHKINIMQWTDAIEDYTRVSQAEGLVDGEKLNVPIKMLVSIAGNYVMGQNPDLNATRKLLEDESKVEFFLASDLLMTQTCNYADIVLPSTTFFEGWDLASTWNSGAYFILSQKVVQPMFEARHPYDWLTDVAKKLGVEKEFTEGRTQEEWVRFMLDETRKKYPDVPEWEAMKKQGIYYFKYPTMVTFKKQIDDLEANPFPTPSGKIELFSKRLYDRNDPQVPAVAKYVPAWEGPADPLAEKYPFQVIGWKNKQRDNSSFFTHPWLTQVARQVMWINPLDADKKGIRHGDVVRVFNDRGAIVITAEVTERIIPGVLAVPSGGWYNPGPDGVDKSGCLNVLTTMRKTPLAHGNAHHSCLVDIKKA, encoded by the coding sequence ATGAGCTCGAATGACAAAGAAACTCCCGGCATGTCGCGCCGGACGTTTTTGAAGTGGTCGGCCGCCGGCGCGGCGGCGGTGCCCTTCATGCTGTACAGCAACCCGTTCTTGGAGCTGGCGTTCGCCCAGGGCGGGGCCGCCGGGGAATTGGTCATCCCCACGGCCAGTACGCTGGATTGCGGCGGGCGGTGTCTTAACAAGGTCCACCTCGTGGACGGGGTCATAACCCGCATCAGCACGAGGACAACCTCGGAACTCAACCCGGACATGCCGGTCATGAAAGGCTGCGTACGCGGCCGGGGCTACAGAAAATACCAGTACCACCCGGACCGCCTGAAATACCCCATGAAACGGGTCGGCAAACGGGGCGAAGGCAAGTGGGCCCGCATCTCCTGGGACGAGGCCATCGAGATCATAGCCCGAAAGACCCAGGAAATTACGGAAAAGTACGGGCCGGATTCCCGCTTCGTCACCGTTGGCACCGGCACCACGGGCGGGGCCACGGTGTACGCCAACCTGGCCAAACGGCTGTTCAACTGCCACGGCGGTTTTCTGGACTACTACCATTCCGTGAGCATGGGCAACACGGCCGCGGCCACGATGTTCACCTACGGGGTTTCCAACACCGGCAACAGCATGGATTCCGTCCTGCACTCAAAGCTCATCATTCTTTGGGGACACAACCCGACGGAAACCATTTTCGGCCACAGCAACTACTATTTGAATCTCGCCAAGGAGCGGGGCTGCAAGATCATCGCGGTCGACCCCCGCTATTCTGACTCGGCCATATCCTACGCGGACGAGTGGATTCCCCTGCTGCCCAATACGGATTCCGCGCTCATGGATGCCATGGCTTACGTCATCGTGACCGAAAACCTGCACGACAAGGAATTCCTGGACAAATACTGTCTGGGCTTTGACGAGGATCACATGCCGGAGGGCGTTCCCGAAGGGGAATCCTACCTGACGTACCTTATGGGCGTGAAAGACGGGGTAAAGAAAACCCCGGAATGGGCGGAAGGCATCTGCAAGGTGAAAGCCAACACCATCCGCCAGCTGGCCCGGGAATACGCCTCGGCAAAACCCGCCGCCATCCTTTCCGGCTGGGGGCCGCAACGCCATTCCAGCGGCGAGCGCACGTCCAGGGGCTCAGCCATGCTGTGTTGCATCACGGGGAACGTCGGCAAACTCGGCGGCTGGGCCGGGGGGTACGGCGGGGTTTCGCGCCCCTTCCAGACCACGATGCCCAGCGGGAAAAACCCGATCAAGCACAAAATCAACATCATGCAGTGGACGGACGCCATTGAGGATTACACCAGGGTCAGCCAGGCCGAGGGGCTGGTGGACGGCGAAAAGCTGAACGTGCCCATAAAAATGCTCGTTTCCATCGCGGGCAACTATGTCATGGGCCAGAACCCGGACCTGAACGCCACCAGGAAGCTGCTGGAAGACGAAAGCAAGGTGGAGTTCTTCCTCGCCAGCGACCTGCTCATGACCCAGACCTGCAACTACGCGGACATCGTCCTGCCCTCCACGACCTTCTTCGAGGGGTGGGATCTTGCCTCAACCTGGAACAGCGGCGCGTATTTCATTCTTTCGCAAAAAGTGGTGCAGCCCATGTTTGAGGCGCGCCATCCCTACGACTGGCTGACGGACGTTGCCAAAAAGCTCGGGGTGGAAAAGGAGTTCACGGAAGGGCGCACCCAGGAGGAATGGGTCCGGTTCATGCTGGACGAAACGCGTAAGAAATACCCGGACGTTCCCGAGTGGGAAGCCATGAAAAAACAGGGCATTTACTATTTCAAATACCCTACCATGGTCACCTTCAAAAAGCAGATAGACGACCTTGAGGCCAACCCGTTCCCCACGCCTTCGGGGAAAATCGAACTGTTCTCCAAGCGGCTGTATGACCGCAACGACCCGCAGGTTCCGGCCGTGGCCAAGTACGTTCCCGCCTGGGAAGGACCGGCGGACCCGCTGGCGGAAAAGTATCCCTTCCAGGTTATCGGCTGGAAAAACAAGCAGCGCGACAACTCGTCGTTCTTCACTCACCCGTGGCTGACCCAGGTGGCGCGGCAGGTGATGTGGATCAACCCGCTGGATGCGGACAAGAAAGGCATACGGCACGGCGACGTTGTCCGCGTGTTTAACGACCGGGGCGCCATTGTGATCACCGCCGAGGTGACCGAGCGGATCATCCCCGGCGTTCTGGCGGTACCGTCCGGCGGCTGGTACAATCCCGGCCCGGACGGCGTGGACAAAAGCGGCTGTCTCAACGTGCTGACGACCATGCGCAAAACACCCTTGGCGCACGGTAACGCGCACCATAGCTGTCTTGTGGATATCAAAAAGGCCTAG
- a CDS encoding hypothetical protein (Evidence 5 : No homology to any previously reported sequences) → MRPIAELRSPAILRGRVYSLGQALTGNAPTFALLSRINADPALPLLARELEPVARIAESAAACLRNPAAMKEAEEEYARLYVGPQALPSPLWESVYRDPEHVLFGEATLAVRRFYGRYGLGFSRQGTEPDDHIAPELEFMWHLTSLSVQALDGEDTESALPRFVSLCSDQLDFLKSHLLEWAPQSFTLQFPHAQTGLYAGLARLIAEFLPTDASFLTELLGDISHELE, encoded by the coding sequence GTGCGACCGATCGCCGAACTCCGTTCCCCCGCGATTTTACGCGGGCGGGTTTACAGCCTGGGACAAGCGCTGACGGGCAATGCGCCCACGTTTGCGCTGTTGTCCCGCATCAACGCGGACCCGGCCCTGCCGCTTCTGGCCAGGGAACTGGAGCCGGTTGCCCGGATTGCGGAAAGCGCTGCGGCCTGTCTGCGCAACCCCGCCGCCATGAAAGAGGCGGAAGAGGAGTATGCGCGCCTCTACGTGGGGCCGCAAGCCCTGCCTTCGCCCTTGTGGGAGTCCGTGTACCGCGACCCGGAGCACGTCCTTTTCGGCGAGGCCACGCTGGCGGTCCGCCGGTTTTACGGCCGGTACGGCCTGGGATTTTCCCGGCAGGGAACGGAACCCGATGACCATATCGCGCCGGAACTCGAATTCATGTGGCACCTCACATCGTTAAGCGTGCAAGCGCTGGATGGGGAGGACACGGAATCCGCCTTGCCCCGTTTTGTTTCCCTATGCTCGGACCAGTTGGATTTTCTGAAAAGCCACCTCCTTGAGTGGGCTCCCCAATCGTTCACCCTCCAGTTCCCCCACGCCCAAACCGGGCTGTACGCGGGGCTGGCGCGCCTGATCGCGGAATTTCTTCCTACTGACGCTTCTTTTCTCACCGAACTTTTAGGAGATATTTCTCATGAGCTCGAATGA
- a CDS encoding hypothetical protein (Evidence 5 : No homology to any previously reported sequences), whose protein sequence is MCVVPQNHVFRCLAAARPGGQNAHADRHGLFRRRGLLQKLQSLHLAEVRLSQVALEILFTVFLYKKVAILKETSYAKIMRAAMHACMPCLFLPQGMYFLACRRAFTVAAT, encoded by the coding sequence GTGTGCGTTGTACCACAAAACCACGTTTTTCGATGCCTTGCTGCCGCGCGTCCTGGCGGGCAGAACGCTCACGCGGATAGACATGGCCTCTTTCGGCGAAGGGGGCTTTTGCAAAAACTGCAAAGCCTGCACCTGGCCGAAGTGCGGCTTTCTCAAGTAGCCCTGGAGATCCTTTTTACAGTTTTCTTATATAAAAAAGTTGCTATTTTGAAGGAAACTTCGTATGCCAAAATCATGCGCGCCGCAATGCACGCATGTATGCCGTGTTTGTTTCTCCCTCAGGGTATGTACTTTTTGGCCTGCCGCCGGGCGTTTACCGTCGCGGCTACGTGA
- a CDS encoding conserved hypothetical protein (Evidence 4 : Homologs of previously reported genes of unknown function) has translation MNIGQYTFAEFKQKAADFHGYPAPGLLLGGYMVEMARKDLPEGTLFEALVESRKCLPDAVQLLTLCSTGNNWMKVLNLGRYALSLYDKYTGVGFRVHVDPEKIRAYPELRAWFLKLKPKKDQDTDILLREIETAGDSVCSIMPVRISPRFLGHGHSSGIAVCPRCNEAFPSSDGLICRGCQGETPYTSLLPERDRIPSPAPSVPAVAVVPVEEAVGKTALHDMTEIIPGRSKGAAFSAGQIISAGDVCRLQQMGRFTVAVQEGAPSGFVHENRGAEAFAGRMAGKNIEYSLPPKEGKITFRATASGLFTLNKARLLAFNLVPDVMAATRQDGSVVAAGNEVAGTRVIPLYISEERFAEALGALDGPLLSVAPMRRAKVGILVTGTEIFQGLIEDKFIPVISAKVQAYGCSVVKTVIAPDDTALLRQGIADIRAAGADLLITTGGMSVDPGDLTRAALTEEGVEDMLYGAPVLPGAMSLVGYLPAPDSAGPRREDGHAGPPAGAMQVMGVPACALYHKTTFFDALLPRVLAGRTLTRIDMASFGEGGFCKNCKACTWPKCGFLK, from the coding sequence ATGAACATAGGACAGTATACCTTTGCGGAATTCAAGCAAAAGGCCGCCGACTTTCACGGGTATCCCGCTCCCGGCCTGCTGCTCGGCGGCTATATGGTCGAAATGGCCAGAAAGGACCTTCCGGAAGGGACGCTGTTCGAAGCGCTCGTTGAATCCAGAAAATGCCTCCCCGACGCGGTGCAGCTCCTGACGCTCTGCAGCACGGGCAACAACTGGATGAAGGTGCTTAACCTCGGCCGGTACGCGCTTTCCCTCTATGACAAATATACGGGCGTAGGGTTCAGGGTGCATGTCGACCCGGAAAAAATCCGGGCATACCCGGAACTTCGCGCCTGGTTTTTGAAACTGAAGCCCAAAAAGGATCAGGATACGGACATCCTGCTGCGGGAAATAGAAACCGCAGGCGACTCGGTCTGCTCCATCATGCCCGTGCGGATAAGCCCGCGTTTTCTCGGCCACGGCCATTCCAGCGGCATTGCGGTCTGCCCGCGCTGCAACGAGGCGTTCCCCTCTTCCGACGGGCTCATCTGCCGGGGCTGCCAGGGGGAGACCCCTTACACCAGTTTGCTGCCGGAACGGGACAGGATTCCTTCCCCCGCGCCGTCCGTCCCGGCCGTTGCCGTGGTTCCCGTGGAAGAGGCCGTGGGGAAAACCGCGCTGCACGACATGACGGAAATCATTCCCGGCCGATCCAAGGGGGCGGCGTTTTCAGCGGGGCAGATCATCAGCGCCGGGGACGTTTGCCGGTTGCAGCAGATGGGGCGGTTCACCGTTGCGGTGCAAGAAGGCGCCCCATCGGGTTTCGTGCATGAGAACCGGGGGGCCGAGGCCTTCGCCGGGCGCATGGCCGGGAAAAATATCGAGTACAGCCTTCCCCCGAAGGAAGGAAAAATCACTTTCAGGGCCACGGCGTCGGGGCTGTTCACGCTCAATAAGGCGCGGCTCCTTGCCTTTAACCTGGTTCCGGACGTGATGGCCGCGACCCGGCAGGACGGGAGCGTGGTCGCGGCGGGCAACGAGGTCGCGGGCACGCGGGTCATTCCGCTGTACATCAGCGAGGAGCGGTTCGCCGAAGCCCTCGGCGCGCTGGACGGCCCGCTGCTTTCCGTCGCGCCCATGCGCCGGGCAAAGGTCGGCATTCTCGTCACCGGAACGGAGATATTCCAGGGGCTGATCGAGGATAAATTCATTCCGGTCATCAGCGCGAAAGTGCAGGCCTACGGCTGTTCCGTGGTCAAGACCGTCATCGCGCCGGACGACACGGCCCTGCTGCGGCAAGGTATTGCGGATATCCGCGCGGCCGGGGCGGATCTGCTTATCACCACCGGCGGCATGTCCGTCGACCCCGGCGATCTGACCCGCGCGGCCCTGACGGAAGAGGGCGTGGAGGATATGCTCTACGGCGCGCCGGTTCTGCCGGGCGCCATGAGCCTGGTGGGGTATTTGCCCGCGCCCGATTCCGCCGGGCCGCGCCGGGAAGACGGGCATGCCGGCCCGCCGGCGGGGGCGATGCAGGTGATGGGGGTGCCCGCGTGTGCGTTGTACCACAAAACCACGTTTTTCGATGCCTTGCTGCCGCGCGTCCTGGCGGGCAGAACGCTCACGCGGATAGACATGGCCTCTTTCGGCGAAGGGGGCTTTTGCAAAAACTGCAAAGCCTGCACCTGGCCGAAGTGCGGCTTTCTCAAGTAG
- the tatA gene encoding Sec-independent protein translocase protein TatA — MFGKIGIGQILIIFAVFVIFFGYRKLPELGKGLGKALREFRKSVGGEDEIDITPKAEEKKDESGKSGQ; from the coding sequence ATGTTCGGGAAAATCGGCATCGGGCAGATACTTATTATTTTCGCGGTGTTTGTGATCTTTTTCGGCTACCGGAAACTGCCGGAGCTCGGCAAAGGGCTCGGCAAGGCGCTGCGGGAATTCAGAAAATCCGTCGGCGGCGAGGACGAGATCGACATAACCCCGAAAGCGGAAGAAAAAAAAGACGAATCCGGGAAATCCGGGCAATGA
- the mobA gene encoding Molybdenum cofactor guanylyltransferase, translating into MEHHELPTGTVLAGGKSSRLGRDKCALVLGGADMLTRTVHLLRKIVPEVAVIGREHPGAITVFDEVPGAGPVGAITTALRHARGPCLVLPCDLPFMRHQTLALLLEAWKKKRPDTLVTAFRHSGTGKKENLVAVYEPGALAFLEPKLQQNLLKIALIVPEECCTFVPVPPEAEEDFFNINRPEDLRETERRLSMP; encoded by the coding sequence ATGGAGCATCACGAACTTCCGACCGGAACCGTTCTCGCGGGCGGCAAAAGCTCCCGCCTCGGGCGGGACAAATGCGCGCTCGTCCTCGGCGGCGCGGACATGCTGACGCGCACGGTCCACCTGCTTCGGAAGATCGTGCCCGAGGTCGCGGTCATCGGGCGGGAGCATCCCGGCGCCATTACGGTCTTTGACGAGGTTCCCGGCGCGGGGCCGGTCGGCGCGATCACCACGGCGCTGCGCCATGCGCGCGGCCCCTGCCTCGTTCTGCCATGCGACCTGCCTTTCATGCGGCACCAAACCCTCGCCCTTCTCCTGGAGGCCTGGAAAAAAAAGAGGCCGGACACGCTTGTCACGGCCTTCCGGCACTCCGGCACGGGGAAAAAAGAAAATCTGGTCGCTGTTTACGAACCCGGAGCGTTGGCGTTCCTGGAGCCGAAGCTGCAACAGAACCTGCTGAAAATCGCGCTCATCGTTCCGGAAGAGTGCTGCACCTTCGTGCCGGTCCCTCCCGAGGCCGAAGAAGATTTTTTCAATATCAACCGCCCCGAAGACCTGCGCGAGACGGAACGCAGGCTCTCCATGCCGTGA
- a CDS encoding putative Cell wall-associated hydrolases (Invasion-associated proteins) (Evidence 3 : Function proposed based on presence of conserved amino acid motif, structural feature or limited homology) — protein sequence MRFTKGDHLKAMRVGYAHHGIYAGDGKVLHYLDDRGICECSLEEFAGGMPTVAVTYLILDTFSPDEIVRRAYSRMGESGYSLVFQNCEHFATWCACGLEHSGQVQRATAAMAGAGMFAARRVFAGAAGNAVLGGTATATAVGAGTTAKLGAAGLGAAGMASAPVLLVAGAALALGLGFACLLADD from the coding sequence ATGCGATTCACAAAAGGCGACCACCTCAAGGCGATGCGCGTCGGGTACGCGCACCACGGTATTTACGCCGGCGACGGCAAGGTGCTGCACTACCTGGACGACAGGGGCATTTGCGAATGCTCGCTGGAGGAATTTGCCGGCGGCATGCCCACGGTCGCGGTCACCTATCTGATCCTGGACACCTTCAGCCCGGACGAGATCGTGCGTCGCGCCTATTCCCGGATGGGCGAAAGCGGCTACAGCCTTGTTTTTCAAAACTGCGAGCATTTCGCCACCTGGTGCGCGTGCGGTCTGGAACACAGCGGGCAGGTACAGAGGGCGACGGCGGCCATGGCCGGAGCCGGGATGTTCGCCGCGAGAAGGGTTTTTGCGGGCGCGGCCGGCAACGCCGTGCTGGGAGGTACGGCAACCGCCACGGCCGTGGGCGCGGGAACCACGGCCAAGCTCGGCGCCGCCGGACTGGGCGCGGCGGGGATGGCCTCGGCGCCGGTCCTTCTGGTGGCCGGAGCGGCCCTGGCCCTCGGCCTCGGGTTCGCCTGCCTGCTGGCGGATGACTGA
- a CDS encoding putative Helix-turn-helix domain-containing protein (Evidence 3 : Function proposed based on presence of conserved amino acid motif, structural feature or limited homology) gives MDKDKQDRTPHPFGRAVAFYREQKGWKQYTLAKAAGRQASEVKRVEEARSSPKVETILWVATALGVHPCELFTKMLEFMVDDG, from the coding sequence ATGGACAAGGACAAGCAAGACCGTACTCCCCATCCTTTCGGCAGGGCTGTGGCTTTTTACCGCGAGCAAAAAGGGTGGAAACAGTACACGTTGGCCAAGGCCGCAGGACGGCAGGCAAGCGAAGTGAAGCGTGTTGAAGAAGCCAGATCTTCTCCAAAGGTGGAGACGATTCTTTGGGTTGCAACCGCCCTTGGCGTGCATCCATGCGAGTTATTTACTAAGATGCTGGAATTTATGGTGGATGATGGTTAG
- a CDS encoding hypothetical protein (Evidence 5 : No homology to any previously reported sequences) yields MPKPIPERICAIMTVLERLAADIEIIRKGADALALALPQDYEPHRHLLAAQAAALERIATGIGMVRETVASLEEIRGLAKASVRKRN; encoded by the coding sequence TTGCCCAAGCCCATCCCTGAGCGTATTTGCGCCATCATGACGGTTCTTGAACGGCTTGCCGCCGATATCGAAATTATCCGGAAAGGCGCTGATGCCCTGGCGTTGGCTTTGCCTCAGGACTACGAGCCGCACCGTCATCTTCTCGCCGCGCAGGCGGCGGCTCTTGAGCGTATTGCCACCGGAATCGGGATGGTCCGGGAAACGGTGGCAAGCCTTGAAGAAATCAGAGGGCTCGCGAAAGCGTCCGTGCGGAAAAGGAACTGA
- a CDS encoding hypothetical protein (Evidence 5 : No homology to any previously reported sequences), which produces MMSVIEDTSYVTETDAALQNVRGASTAKGKAVGHQKNGFADTRDSVSISASARSKHAAAVTGEDGEAAATATTGTVYKNETHALKAALRQLSDESGTPLGGWGLGHYRKAFRESEGGDLTAVREIFNAKYGIRPAPVAEDPAVPADSVIPVDPVIPVPDPTEGEDPSPGDMTGDAGDSGDELAGIVDGDDSEKGGLAVSDGTDETAEDANLVAGIELADVADPAAELLETL; this is translated from the coding sequence GTGATGAGCGTGATAGAAGATACGTCGTATGTCACGGAAACGGATGCAGCGTTGCAGAACGTAAGGGGTGCATCCACGGCAAAAGGCAAGGCTGTCGGGCATCAGAAAAATGGTTTTGCGGACACGCGGGACAGTGTTTCCATTTCCGCATCCGCCAGGAGCAAGCATGCGGCTGCCGTTACAGGGGAAGACGGCGAAGCTGCTGCCACGGCCACGACCGGCACGGTGTATAAAAATGAAACACACGCCCTGAAAGCGGCCCTGCGGCAGCTTTCCGATGAAAGCGGCACCCCGTTGGGCGGCTGGGGGCTGGGCCACTACCGCAAGGCGTTCAGGGAAAGCGAGGGCGGCGATCTTACCGCCGTGCGCGAGATCTTTAACGCGAAATACGGAATCCGGCCCGCGCCCGTCGCGGAAGATCCCGCCGTTCCCGCTGACTCCGTAATCCCGGTCGATCCGGTCATCCCGGTGCCAGATCCCACGGAAGGCGAGGACCCGTCCCCCGGCGATATGACGGGCGATGCCGGGGATTCCGGCGACGAGCTCGCGGGTATCGTTGATGGCGATGACAGTGAAAAGGGCGGGCTTGCCGTTTCCGACGGGACCGATGAAACCGCTGAAGACGCGAACCTTGTTGCCGGGATAGAGCTTGCCGACGTTGCGGACCCGGCCGCCGAACTGCTCGAAACGCTTTAG
- a CDS encoding exported hypothetical protein (Evidence 5 : No homology to any previously reported sequences), which yields MKKLLLPLMIAALLSGCAFKNEVASNEPPTGEYAYVVGTHPEFRDRFSFIRCDYFNLYSMAIPDDMAFAVMMGDDYTVFKVQPGRYCIEKSPTVNDEKVTFNNPAGFVVLEAGKLTYIGDIDMDLKYLSSPSGGSQGSSLPPRTAAYQVSPILNVKNRSEAAKQAIRKNYPALAGKLDAIFVYRPVQ from the coding sequence ATGAAAAAACTTCTGCTCCCCCTCATGATCGCGGCACTTCTTTCCGGATGCGCCTTCAAAAACGAAGTCGCCTCCAACGAACCGCCGACCGGGGAATACGCCTATGTCGTGGGCACGCACCCGGAATTCCGCGACCGGTTTTCCTTCATCCGCTGCGACTATTTCAACCTGTATTCCATGGCCATACCGGACGACATGGCCTTCGCCGTGATGATGGGGGACGACTACACGGTCTTCAAAGTGCAGCCGGGCCGGTATTGCATTGAAAAAAGCCCGACCGTCAACGACGAAAAGGTCACGTTCAACAACCCGGCGGGTTTCGTGGTTCTTGAAGCCGGAAAACTGACCTATATCGGGGACATCGACATGGACCTCAAGTACCTTTCCTCCCCGTCCGGCGGTTCCCAAGGCTCGTCCCTCCCGCCCCGCACGGCGGCGTACCAGGTTTCTCCCATCCTGAACGTGAAAAACAGGAGCGAGGCCGCGAAGCAGGCCATCAGGAAAAACTACCCGGCGCTTGCCGGGAAGCTTGACGCCATCTTTGTATACAGACCCGTTCAATGA
- a CDS encoding hypothetical protein (Evidence 5 : No homology to any previously reported sequences), whose amino-acid sequence MRRTAAVSGPKRARGTRSLDFEQVEAPTREKHKDWDKELRRAKEKLEKWKKKNRSLRF is encoded by the coding sequence ATGCGCCGGACGGCGGCAGTATCCGGGCCGAAAAGAGCCAGGGGGACCAGGAGCCTCGATTTCGAGCAGGTTGAGGCCCCCACGCGGGAAAAACACAAGGACTGGGACAAGGAGCTGCGGCGCGCGAAGGAAAAACTTGAAAAGTGGAAGAAAAAGAACCGTTCCCTGCGGTTCTGA